From the genome of Salmonella enterica subsp. houtenae serovar Houten:
CACGCAGCGGCGCCGCTACGATGGCGGGCGGCAAGTGTACACAGGCCGCGCTGGCACTGGCGGAGCTATGCTATAACACGCTGATCGAAGAAGGCGAAAAAGCAATGTTGGCCGCCGAACAGCATGTCGTCACGCCAGCACTGGAACGCGTCATCGAAGCCAACACCTACCTGAGCGGGGTCGGTTTTGAAAGCGGCGGTCTGGCCGCAGCGCACGCGATTCATAACGGTTTAACGGCGATTCCGGATGCGCACCACTATTATCACGGTGAGAAGGTCGCTTTCGGTACGCTGACGCAACTGGTGCTGGAAAACGCGCCGGTCGAAGAGATCGAAACCGTTGCTGCGCTGTGCCATTCCGTTGGTCTGCCGATGACGCTGGCGCAACTGGATATTAAACAGGATATCCCGGCAAAAATGCGCACCGTCGCGGAAGCCTCCTGCGCAGACGGTGAAACTATTCATAACATGCCTGGCGGCGCCACGCCGGATGAAGTGTACGCCGCGCTGCTGGTCGCCGACCAGTACGGTCAACGCTTCTTGCAGGAATGGGAATAAGGTCGGCCTGGAATGAAAAATCCCCGTAAACGCGGGGATTTTTTTGCCCGGAAGGCATCTGGAGCGATAGGCCGGATAAGCGTTGGCATCATCCGGCATGAGATTTACAACAAATCGAAACGGTCCAGGTTCATCACTTTCACCCATGCCGCGACGAAGTCCTTCACAAACTTCTCGTGCGCATCGCTACACGCGTAAACCTCCGCCAACGCGCGCAGTACGGAGTTGGAACCAAATACCAGATCGGCGCGGGTCGCCGTGAATTTTACCTCGCCAGTCAGACGATCGCGGCCTTCGAACAGTTCATTAGAGTCGTCGGTGGGTTTCCACTCGTAACGCATATCCAGCAGATTAGCGAAGAAGTCAGTGCTGAGCACGCCCGGCCTGTCGGTAAAGACACCGTTCTGGCTGCCGTCAAAGTTGGTTCCCAGCACACGCATCCCGCCAACCAGTACCGTCATTTCCGGCGCGGTCAACGTTAACTGCTGCGCTTTATCAATCAGCAGCGACTCGGTCGTCGACACATCCAGACGCGCACGATAGTTACGGAATCCATCGGCAATCGGTTCAAGCAGCGAGAACATCTCGATGTCGGTCTGATCCTGACGCGCATCCACCCGGCCCGGCGCAAAAGGTACGCTGATGCTGACACCCGCAGCCGCAGCCGCCTGCTCAATACCGACCACGCCCGCCAGCACAATAATATCGGCCAGCGAGGCTTTATTGGTCGTTTTCTGCAGCTCTTCTAATACCGGCAGAACGCGAGCCGCAACGGCGTTTACATCCCAGTCGCGCTGAGGCGCTAATGCCAGACGCGCGCCGTTAGCACCGCCACGCTTATCGCCGCCGCGGAAAGTCGACGCGGATGCCCAGGCAACCGAAACCATCTCGCTAATAGAGAGCCCGGATGCAGCAATCGCCGCTTTCAGGTTAATAATGTCTTCCTGCGTTGGCTGGTAGAGCGGTTGCGGCAATGGGTCCTGCCAGATCAGATCTTCTTTCGGTACTTCCGGTCCGATATAACGCGCTTTTGGTCCCATATCTCTGTGCGTCAGTTTGAACCAGGCACGAGCAAAGGCTTCATTAAAGGCCTGCGGATCGTTGAGGAAACGGCGGGAGATCTTCTCGAACTCCGGATCAAAACGCAGCGTCAGGTCGGTGACCAGCATGGTTGGCTTACGTTTTTTCGACGGATCGAACGGGTCCGGGATGATGTCCGGCGCGTCTACCGCTTCAAACTGGATAGCGCCAGCCGGGCTGCGGGTCTGTACCCACTCATATTTGAACAGGTTCTCGAAGAAATAGTTGCTCCACTGGGTCGGTGTCTGCGTCCAGACCACTTCCAGCCCGGAGGTAATAGCATCCGCGCCAACGCCGCTACCATAGCTGCTGGCCCAACCTAAGCCCTGCGCTTCAATCGGCGCGGCTTCCGGATCGGCCCCTACGTGGGATGCCGCTGCCGCGCCATGGGTTTTACCGAGGGTATGCCCGCCGGCGATCAACGCCACGGTTTCTTCGTCGTTCATCCCCATATTGCCGAAGGTGGCGCGAATAGCGGCGGCGGCAGAAAGCGGTTCGCCACTGTGATCCGGCCCTTCCGGGTTAACGTAGATAAGGCCCATCTCGGTCGCGCCCAGCGGCGCTTTTGCCAGCGCTTCAGGGTGTCGGTGAGTCAACCAGGCTTTTTCATCGCCCCAGTTCACATCCAGATCCGGTTCCCAGACATCTTCACGCCCGGCGCCGAAACCGAAGGTACGGAAGCCGGAGTTTTCCAGCGCCACGTTACCCGCGAGAATAAACAGGTCGGCCCAGGAAATTTTCTGACCATACTTCTGCTTAATCGGCCACAACAAACGACGCGCCTTATCCAGGCTGACGTTATCCGGCCAGGAGTTAAGCGGCGCAAAACGCTGTTGACCACGACCCGCGCCGCCACGACCATCAATAGAACGGTAAGTGCCGGCCCCATGCCAGGCCATACGAATAAACAAACCGACATAGCTACCCCAGTCGGCAGGCCACCACGGTTGTGAATCGGTCAGCAACGCCTTGAGATCCCCTTTCAGGGCGGAGTAGTCTAACTTGCTAAACTCTTTGCGGTAGTCAAAGTCTTCACCCAGCGGGTTAGAACGGTTGGAATGTTGGTTCAAAAGATCCACACGGAGTTGATTCGGCCACCAGTCGCGGCTGGCTGTTCCTGCTCCTGCGCTTCGGTCATGCCCGCCCTGATGGAAAGGGCATTTGCCAGTGGATAACGTGTTATGGGTATCGTCAGTCGTGCTCATATCTCAGCTCCCTTTTAAAGTGTTACCGTTACGATATACACCAGGAGCAAATAGATATAGTTGAATTAATCCACAGATTCGATAGCTAATACCTTTTATATTTTTAGTTACAGAGATGTAGATCAATATGAGTTGTAATAAAGCTCTCAGCAGAGAGCTGGAGGTTATAAACCTGGTCTTACACCCAGCGTGTGGCAAATGGCATAACTCATTTCCGCACGATTCAACGTGTAGAAGTGGAAATCCTTTACTCCTTCACGGCTTAAAATTTTCACCATGTCCATCGCAATGTTAGCGCCCACCAGCTTGCGGGTTTCCGCGTCATCATCCAGTCCCTCAAACATCAGTGACATCCATGACGGAATGCGGACATTGGTCATATCGGCAAATTTTTTCGCCTGTTTAAAGTTAGACACCGGTAAAATGCCTGGAATAATTTCTACGTCGATACCGGCAGAAACACAGCGGTCGCGAAAACGCAGGTAGCTTTCCACATCGAAGAAAAATTGGGTTATCGCGCGGTTAGCGCCAGCATCCACTTTACGCTTCAGATTAAGCAGATCGGCCTGCGCGCTTTTCGCTTCCGGATGTACCTCCGGATAGGCCGCTACTGAAATATCGAAATCGGCCACCTCTTTGAGCAAGCCGACCAGATCGGCGGCGTACATATCCGGCTTACCGCTGCCCGGCGGCAAATCGCCGCGCAAAGCGACAATGTGGCGGATACCGTTATTCCAGTAGTCGCGGGCGATGGTACGCAGTTCATCGCGCGTGGCGTCAATACAGGTAAGGTGCGGCGCGGCCTCAAGACCAGTACGCTCTTTAATGCCTTTAATAACGCTATGAGTGCGGTCGCGTTCCCCTGAGTTGGCGCCATACGTTACCGAAACAAACTTCGGTTTCAGGCTGCTCAGGCGATCGATGGAGTTCCACAGGGTTTGCTCCATTTCACTGGTGCGCGGCGGGAAAAATTCAAACGAAACGTTAATCTGACCCTGTACTTCCGCCAGGCTCTGATTCAGGGCTTCCCGCTGGTTGGCGTGAAAAAAGCTCATACCTTACCTCATCAATCGCATGTTATTATTTGCTGTGTTGTAAACATCTATCCATTTAGACGTCCAGATGTAAAAATGACGGAAAAGCGGGAGGACGTCAACTGAAAAATCACGCCAAAGAATGAGGAATATTCAGCAAAGATGAATTTTCTTCATATCACGCCGCGACACTGAACGCGCCGCGGCAGGGAACATTACTTCTTCACATCCGCAACGCGCATTCCTTTGAGCTGCTCATCCGTGATGGTGTTTCCCGCGCTAAAATAATCCACCACCGCATTCGACACATAGTAGCCGCCGGAGGTATTCCGCGCCTGGCCTTCCGTGAACGCCGCAAAACCGTCGCCGCCGTCGGCAAGGAAGCTGTTGGTGGCGATATGATAAACCGCCGCATCATCAATCGGCTTGCCATTGAGCGTAAAGGCTACCACGCGCTGACCGATGGGTTTGTTGCTGTCATACGTCATCTCCAGCCCTTTAGACACCTGCAAAACTCCGTTACTTAATCCGGCGCCATGTTCCATCAGGCTGCGCAATTGTTTACCGGTTAAATCCATTGTGACCAGTTCATTAGGGAACGGGAAAGTACTGATTACCGCCCCCATCGTCACCGCGCCAGCCGGGATTTCGTTGCGGATACCACCAGAGTTAGTCAGCGCTAACTGGGTGTCTTTCCCCGCTGCACTCAGCAAGGCATCCGCCGCCAGATTGCCGAGCGAAGAGGACTCGCCATACGCGCGGGTTAACTCAACCGGCGACTGCGCCACCGTTTGCTGCACGACTTTATCGAGCTTTTTGTTCCAGCCGTCGATCACCTGTTTCGTTTGCGGATCGGGCTTCCACTCATCCGCAAAAATGGTCTTCAGCTCGAAGTTCTTCACGGTAAACTGATGCGGCTTTTCCTGGTAGTCCAGCACCAGTTTTCCCACATCAATGCCGCCGCTGTCCGTCGACAGAATCAGCGTATTGCCTACTTTAATCGGTTCCGGCGTACCGACATGCGCGTGGCCGGTAATCAAAATATCCAGCCCTTTTACCTGACTTGCGGTCTGAATATCTTTATCCAGCGCGCGACGCACATCGGTATTACCCATGCTGGACTGGCGGGCCGGGGTGCCTTCGTGGATCAGCGCGACGGTCAGATCGACTTTACCTTTCAGTTCATCAATGTAACGTTGCAGCCACTTAATTTCATCGCGCGCCTCAATGCCCACGCGCGTCGCGGCGGATACCGTATCATTAAAAGCAAATACGCCGTGTAAACCGATCACGCCAATTTTTACGCCATCTTTTTCAACAATGGTGTACGGCTTATCCCAGAAGGATTTACTGCTATCCTCATAAAAAATATTGCCCTGCACGATGGGGAATTTCGCCCGGCTCAGTTGCAGAAGCGTATTGTCCCAGCCATGATCGAACTCATGATTACCGATAGTGGCAGCGTCATACTGCATGGTATTCATAATATCGATAATCGCTTTACCCTTCGTCAGGCTACTGATATACGGCCCGGTAAAATAATCGCCGGCATCAAAAAACCACGTCGCATTATTTTTGGCTTTTTCCTGTTTCACCAACGTGGTGATATTCGCCCAGCCGCCAATATCGCGTTTACCGTCAGCAATCCACGGCACTTTATAAGGCTCCACATGGGCGTGCAGATCGTTGGTATAAATGATGGTGACATCTTTGGCGCAGGCCCAGAACGGCAGCGTGAACAAAATACCGGCAGCAAGCATTTTTACTTTCATAAATAGTCCCTTTCAGTCATATAAAGATTCGCTACGTTACGTTCTGAAAGGTTTTTTTATGTGAGAGTCCTCACACTCGCGTACCGTTTTATGAAGGCAGAATCAACGACCTGCCAAAATCGTTGGTAAAATATATGCCGCCTCTGTTCACCATTAATGTCTGCAAAAGCGCTGATTGCCGTAATCTTGGGCTGCCTGACTCGCCGGATTATGTGTGGCCGGACTATCGCCTGGGTTATCCGGCATTGCATTGTCGAGCCTGCGGCAGTTATCCGCCGCTTTTCAACGAGGGGGAATTTCGCCGCTGGGCGTCTGCTTATATCGCGCAATATGCCAAAGAGCATGGTCACTTTTGTCCCGACTGCTATCAAAAAACATGGATTCGTTATGGACGTAATCCCGGCGGAACGCAGCGACGCCAGTGCCAGCACTGTAAGAAGGTCTGGACGCCAAAACGGCACGCGCTGAATGTCGCCGAAACGCCGGAACAGATTTGCAGTATTCCGCTGCTCGTACCGTTTCAGGGAGCGAATGCCTTCCAACAATTATACTTTTTATTCAGCTTTGACGCTGTTCGCGGCAATGTTCTTCACCTTTCCAGCAATTTCACGTTACTTTCTGCCGGAAAGAGTTTGCATTACCACTGGAAAGGCATTGCGCCGCCCGAGGGCGAGAATGGCGATATTATTCACCGTATCGCCATTAAAGAACGGCAATTTTTACAGCGCAGCCAGTTCGATGAGATTCAGTATGGCCCGGCGGCGCTTAAACGTAACGCGCAAGGGACAATACTTCGCCCGGTCATTACGGCGCATGGTCATTTTCGGGTGCTGAAAAACCGCTTTCCTGATGTCGCGACACACATCATTGCCCATGAGTGTTTTTTACGCGGCGCGGTCATTACGGCATGGGCGGAGCGGTTTCGCCAGCGTCTCGCCTCGCTGTGGTTCGTTGAGGAAGAGATAAACGATGACGATTGCCGCGCAGAGTGGCAACTGTTAGGCAAAACATGGCAGGGATGGTGGCAAAATCAGTGGCAACTCTGGGGGCAAGGCCACAACCGCAAAATGGTCTGTTCGCTAACTGGTTCCCACTTAGCACAAAGCGTCGCCGTTAATCTGGCGGCCAGTCGCCGCTTTATTAGCTGGCTATGGCAGCAACCTGAATTCCGGCAAAGCGCCCACTATTCCGCCGGGCGCGTCACGCAAATCCTTAAGACATTGGCGCTGGAATACAATTCACGATTAGGATAACAGCCGGATAGTGACGCTCACGCGCTCATCCAACCTACGGATCTGGCTTAACGTAGGCTGGATCAGGCGAAGCCGCCATCCGGCAGGCATATTACAGTAGCTGCGCCAGGCGGTTGATATCGGACTGAATCGCCCCGGCGGTGACATCGCGACCCGCGCCCGGCCCGCGGATCACCAGCGGGTTATCGCGATACCAGCGGCTTTCAATCGCAAACACGTTATCGCACGGCAGTAGCGCCGCCAGCGGATGCTCCGGACGAACGGCTTCGACGCCAACGCGGGCTTTACCGTTGGCGTCAAAACGCGCCACATAACGCAGCACCAGCCCCATTTCGCGGGCGGCTTCCAGACGTTGCA
Proteins encoded in this window:
- the metF gene encoding 5,10 methylenetetrahydrofolate reductase, encoding MSFFHANQREALNQSLAEVQGQINVSFEFFPPRTSEMEQTLWNSIDRLSSLKPKFVSVTYGANSGERDRTHSVIKGIKERTGLEAAPHLTCIDATRDELRTIARDYWNNGIRHIVALRGDLPPGSGKPDMYAADLVGLLKEVADFDISVAAYPEVHPEAKSAQADLLNLKRKVDAGANRAITQFFFDVESYLRFRDRCVSAGIDVEIIPGILPVSNFKQAKKFADMTNVRIPSWMSLMFEGLDDDAETRKLVGANIAMDMVKILSREGVKDFHFYTLNRAEMSYAICHTLGVRPGL
- the katG gene encoding catalase produces the protein MSTTDDTHNTLSTGKCPFHQGGHDRSAGAGTASRDWWPNQLRVDLLNQHSNRSNPLGEDFDYRKEFSKLDYSALKGDLKALLTDSQPWWPADWGSYVGLFIRMAWHGAGTYRSIDGRGGAGRGQQRFAPLNSWPDNVSLDKARRLLWPIKQKYGQKISWADLFILAGNVALENSGFRTFGFGAGREDVWEPDLDVNWGDEKAWLTHRHPEALAKAPLGATEMGLIYVNPEGPDHSGEPLSAAAAIRATFGNMGMNDEETVALIAGGHTLGKTHGAAAASHVGADPEAAPIEAQGLGWASSYGSGVGADAITSGLEVVWTQTPTQWSNYFFENLFKYEWVQTRSPAGAIQFEAVDAPDIIPDPFDPSKKRKPTMLVTDLTLRFDPEFEKISRRFLNDPQAFNEAFARAWFKLTHRDMGPKARYIGPEVPKEDLIWQDPLPQPLYQPTQEDIINLKAAIAASGLSISEMVSVAWASASTFRGGDKRGGANGARLALAPQRDWDVNAVAARVLPVLEELQKTTNKASLADIIVLAGVVGIEQAAAAAGVSISVPFAPGRVDARQDQTDIEMFSLLEPIADGFRNYRARLDVSTTESLLIDKAQQLTLTAPEMTVLVGGMRVLGTNFDGSQNGVFTDRPGVLSTDFFANLLDMRYEWKPTDDSNELFEGRDRLTGEVKFTATRADLVFGSNSVLRALAEVYACSDAHEKFVKDFVAAWVKVMNLDRFDLL
- the gldA gene encoding glycerol dehydrogenase, which gives rise to MDRIIQSPGKYIQGANVIARLGDYLKPMANNWLVVGDKFVLGFAAETLRKSLTDAGLSVEIAPFGGECSQNEIDRLRAVAEKIQCGAILGIGGGKTLDTAKALAHFMNVPVAIAPTIASTDAPCSALSVIYTDAGEFDRYLMLPHNPNMVIVDTQIVAGAPARLLAAGIGDALATWFEARACSRSGAATMAGGKCTQAALALAELCYNTLIEEGEKAMLAAEQHVVTPALERVIEANTYLSGVGFESGGLAAAHAIHNGLTAIPDAHHYYHGEKVAFGTLTQLVLENAPVEEIETVAALCHSVGLPMTLAQLDIKQDIPAKMRTVAEASCADGETIHNMPGGATPDEVYAALLVADQYGQRFLQEWE
- the yfkN_2 gene encoding 5'-nucleotidase; translation: MKVKMLAAGILFTLPFWACAKDVTIIYTNDLHAHVEPYKVPWIADGKRDIGGWANITTLVKQEKAKNNATWFFDAGDYFTGPYISSLTKGKAIIDIMNTMQYDAATIGNHEFDHGWDNTLLQLSRAKFPIVQGNIFYEDSSKSFWDKPYTIVEKDGVKIGVIGLHGVFAFNDTVSAATRVGIEARDEIKWLQRYIDELKGKVDLTVALIHEGTPARQSSMGNTDVRRALDKDIQTASQVKGLDILITGHAHVGTPEPIKVGNTLILSTDSGGIDVGKLVLDYQEKPHQFTVKNFELKTIFADEWKPDPQTKQVIDGWNKKLDKVVQQTVAQSPVELTRAYGESSSLGNLAADALLSAAGKDTQLALTNSGGIRNEIPAGAVTMGAVISTFPFPNELVTMDLTGKQLRSLMEHGAGLSNGVLQVSKGLEMTYDSNKPIGQRVVAFTLNGKPIDDAAVYHIATNSFLADGGDGFAAFTEGQARNTSGGYYVSNAVVDYFSAGNTITDEQLKGMRVADVKK
- the SBOV41921 gene encoding putative cytoplasmic protein, which codes for MPPLFTINVCKSADCRNLGLPDSPDYVWPDYRLGYPALHCRACGSYPPLFNEGEFRRWASAYIAQYAKEHGHFCPDCYQKTWIRYGRNPGGTQRRQCQHCKKVWTPKRHALNVAETPEQICSIPLLVPFQGANAFQQLYFLFSFDAVRGNVLHLSSNFTLLSAGKSLHYHWKGIAPPEGENGDIIHRIAIKERQFLQRSQFDEIQYGPAALKRNAQGTILRPVITAHGHFRVLKNRFPDVATHIIAHECFLRGAVITAWAERFRQRLASLWFVEEEINDDDCRAEWQLLGKTWQGWWQNQWQLWGQGHNRKMVCSLTGSHLAQSVAVNLAASRRFISWLWQQPEFRQSAHYSAGRVTQILKTLALEYNSRLG